The bacterium genome has a segment encoding these proteins:
- a CDS encoding SH3 domain-containing protein, producing MKLFKNENIFSRGSGSFFWKEGKYFRYFKHGIWVLAILLMICSLFRKPNLYEKPGLKMAFAPEVKSDMKKYSLSVPLYSKPDKGSEILKSYTNVDEHFIFLERFKGQWIKVVDQDGDTGWVSSYLLRFVPGK from the coding sequence ATGAAACTTTTTAAAAATGAAAACATTTTTTCCAGAGGTTCCGGAAGTTTTTTCTGGAAAGAAGGTAAATATTTCAGGTACTTCAAACATGGAATTTGGGTTTTGGCGATTTTGCTGATGATCTGTTCTCTATTTAGAAAGCCTAATTTATACGAGAAACCCGGTCTGAAAATGGCGTTTGCGCCGGAAGTAAAAAGTGACATGAAAAAGTATTCCCTTTCGGTTCCTTTATATTCAAAACCTGACAAAGGCTCTGAGATACTTAAAAGTTACACAAATGTTGATGAGCACTTTATTTTTCTCGAGCGCTTCAAGGGACAATGGATAAAAGTTGTTGATCAAGATGGGGATACTGGGTGGGTTTCTTCTTATTTACTTCGTTTTGTTCCTGGGAAGTAG